A region of the Dreissena polymorpha isolate Duluth1 chromosome 6, UMN_Dpol_1.0, whole genome shotgun sequence genome:
taatataaaatacacacaacGTTATTTCTTAATGTAGTAAGCAAGTTATAGCTTTCAAACGTTTGTCTTTGTATTTTTTAAAGTGAGTTGTCAATGGGAAACGGTTCATTTTCAAGGTTTGATcaacctttttttttaatgtttgcccagattaaaaccttaacaaaatatgAGCAGCGTAACGCAACATTTTTTTGCCATTTGCAACCAGcttagctccagaccagcttgcGCATTCTCGCAGTCTGTTCGAAAGTTTATCTGTTCGCTAACGAGACCACGAAACAATGCGTCACttatagcggacatggtagctccAAACCATAAAACGCTTGTGCGCAGGCATAAGACCAATATTCGCGCATATGTAATAATCAACTTTAACGCCACGCAATTTGGACGTTTAGGCGGCTCCTATGGGTGTTCCACTGCGATGACGAGCGACGGTGGCATGAACAGGTCCTGCACCTTCAATGTCAGCGAGGAGTTGATAAAGAGCCAGGAGAACCTTGACGTTGCATGCGTGCTGCTGAAAGACAACGCTGTTGCTAAGCAACAAGCGTTCCAGTTACCGACTTGTTGGGATGTACGGCCAGGTAATTTTAATCAAACGCCGATATTCGtataaaaataaagtgtttgGTGTGATCTTGTGCTGTGAGGATAAAAGAAGAAAACCGACCTGTCCTTTTTGGAGAACACTAACTATAATCACACGAGCTGAGGAAACCTCACCTGTCTGGCGTCATTAACACCAGAACAATTTACCTTAATTTAGACTATAGACTTTGCTTTAATCATCATCCTAGAAAGATGAATACATACACTTAATTCACAATGTACGTTTACTTACTGTATAGAGTCTACTAATGCTCTGTATGATTAGAACAGATCCATACACTTTCTGATTGATAATAACAAATTTTATTTGCTTGAAAATCGTATTATTTCCTTGCCAGAGTGCAACTGTAGCTTCACCAAGTTCGGCTGTGACACCCTGTGTGACATATTTAAGTCATGTTTCCATGACAACGATTCTACCCGCTACCAGAAGTCGGTGTTGCCAGCCATGGCTCCAGGAAATTCAAGCTGCACGACAATGTGTACGTCAAAATGGTGCCAGGATGCCTCTGAGGGGAACAAAACCGCGCACACCAACACCGATATGATGCGCGCCATTTGCAAAAAACCTTAAATTGTCGACATTATTTGTGTGTTGAATATGTACAATGCAGAATCTAACCTGATTCTCAGTAAGAATATTTGGCCATTTAAAAAGCAGATCATGCTCCAAGCATTAGAATGCCAATAATTATTTCATGAATATTTCAATGCTATATGGATTGATCGAAtgctgatttatttatttattaaatgctgtgtttattgaatttgcGATGAttacttattttaattaatctgTAGCACACATTGactttgaataatttattttcttaatcattATGGCAATAATTTACATATTGATGTCACAGATGTGTTTCATACGATATTCACCAATCACACCGCTTCGTTCTATCGTGGCGTTTCAAATTTACCGCTCCTCGGCGACAAATGATGTGTGGATTTAGAGTCAGTTTCATGTTTATTGCTATCGCAATGTGTCAACGACGTAGCTGGGTCGTAGTGTAACCAAACGAAATCGGCGTCCAAACGTAAAGAAAGCCAAGCGTGCCTATCTGTCGGATAATGAGTTGGACATACCCCCGTTCACCGGACTGGCGTTCTCAAAACGACCATTACAGTCAGTTTTTGGAAATCGTCGATAGTTGTAGTATGGACGTTTACGCGGAAATTATCGGCGACGTCACGGCTTACTAAAAACATTCTTTGATTTTTCTCTTCGACTCTACTGCGACCTTGAGATTTGCACTGCAACGTCACTACGATCATACTGCGTACGCACtgcgtttataaaaaatattttcttcatcagaaattattataataatttgttcGCTTCAAGTTGTAAAGacttcattttattttcattaatttagaAGTGTAGCGTTATGTCTTATTCTGAATGCCATAAGCGTGGAGAGCGTTAAGGGCTCCGAAACAAACTCTTGATAGAAACTCAGGGTCATGACCACAGTCTACGACCAGTACCACACGTTAAGATAGCCCAATCGAGGCAAAACATGAAAACAGTTCAGGAGTGAAGCAACTTTTGTGGAGGGGCTCAGAAAATTACTCTTAAAAATCAACAATCGGCGTCGTCAAGGTGACCAAACTACGGTCTTAACGTGTCTGTTTCGAAACTGCTGCGACCTTGGTGTTAGCTCTGCGTTGTTTCTTCTTTGATTGCGCCATCAAACATAATTAAGCCATCACACCGTACGAACGCAGATCTTCGGATTTTACTTTGAATATCTCCAAAGTAGTCACCGTAAGGCCGCCATCTTTGACGTTCTTGGCGTATTGGCGATGTCTTCTTGCGTTCTCACATGGCTCGCCGGACGAACGCAGTAAGAACGCAAGTCTTGGGTATAAAAGCCGTGGTCGATGTACTAACGTCGTCCTGGCCAGACCGCCATCAGATCGCTCCTATGTTGCCATAAACACAGAAGCAGTGCGATATAAGTGCAAAGAAAGTGATAAATACTGGAGTCGGATTGGAAACGAAAAGTATTTGTTCATAGACGCCCGGAGACTCACCGGCGACCATTATTTTATTTCGACGCTGTCACGCTTTTGATCGTCGCGCAGTCTAATTGCAAGCTTAAAGTCGCAGTATGGTCAAAGAAGACACGCCAAGAGACACAATGACATTGCCGATGATCGCTGCGTGCATGCTGAGAGTTCGCAGTATAAACGAAGTGAAAACGCGTAGGACGCCGGGTACATGTGGAGTTAACAGAAAGCAAGACATTGGCGCGACGGTTTACGGTATCTGGATTTCTCAGAGAGAAAACACATTAACGTTCTTAGAACGACTTAGTTTTCCGACTTCTTTTGGTCGTAGAAAGACGCAAGTCCTTGTCACGGGGTAAAACTTGTTATGACTTGGCGAAAACACTGCGTAAACTGGATAAAATTAAACCATCGCGATTGTTTATGGTAAAAGGATTAATTACAGAGAAATTCATATCAGTGTTCATGCTAAGACATGGAGTAATCACGTGgtaatcaagatggcgacgttcatgccaaTGCAAGTATTTTTCGCCGTTACATACCTTTTACTACTTGTATTTATTGCTTAATTGCCAGTCACTTTCccgccatatcagcaagaaagttacaatggtttatttcgtgttgatattcgctctttatctcgactttactcgctgtaaaatttcttagcgggatgacatAATTAAAGCTTCACTAAAACAATTAGCGGCAAGTAAAGTCGGGATATAAAGCGAATTTCAATACGAAAACAAACGCTGATCGCATGTTTACtgttatggctggaaagtgagtgctatttaaaaattaaacaaaagtaatatagGGTATAAACGGCCAAAATAGCTGTTTctacatggacgtcgccatcttgactatcacgtgattacctcctctgGCTAAGACTATTTGCGTTTTATATAAACTGACTGTTTTGGGCGTTGAAAGGAAGCCATTCCGGTTTGACGAGGTTAAC
Encoded here:
- the LOC127834772 gene encoding uncharacterized protein LOC127834772 isoform X1, yielding MCMFHICCYLNTDSPVTTTISQVYIVVNQNMTSQFNFTCSVTSACHEYTIALYSGGSLHLGEGGSYGCSTAMTSDGGMNRSCTFNVSEELIKSQENLDVACVLLKDNAVAKQQAFQLPTCWDVRPECNCSFTKFGCDTLCDIFKSCFHDNDSTRYQKSVLPAMAPGNSSCTTMCTSKWCQDASEGNKTAHTNTDMMRAICKKP